DNA from Agarilytica rhodophyticola:
AGGATGAGCGGGAACGGCTCAAATTACTCGTCAATGAGTTGGCAGAAGAATATAAGGAGCAATATCCTATTGGTGGCTTTATCATTCGTACTGTTGCCGAAGGTGCATTAAAAGAAGAATTGCAAGCGGATATTCCCTTTGTTTTTCGTCTCTGGCATGACCTTGAAGACAGCATTAAAGCGGCTAAAGCTCCTTCTATTATCTATGAAGATATGCCGCTCTTTATGCGGACTGTGCGAGATTTAATGCGGCCAAACTTGGAGCGTGCTCGCATCGACTCGCGTGAGTCCTTTGCGCGTATGCAAAAGTTTGCCAAACACTATGCTCCTGAAATTGGCGCAAGATTAGAGCATTATCCCGGTGAGCGACCGCTATTTGATCTATATGGCGTGGAAAATGAAATTCAAAAAGCCTTACAAAAAAAGGTATTACTCAAGTCTGGCGGCTATTTAATTATCGAGCAGACCGAAGCAATGAGTACCATTGACGTTAACACTGGTGCCTTTGTTGGCCATCGTAATCTAGAAGAAACAATCTTTAAAACCAATCTCGAAGCCGCTGCCGCAATAGCGAGACAACTTAGAGTGCGTAATCTTGGCGGTATCATTATTATTGACTTCATCGATATGAGAGAAGAGGAGCATCAGCGGCAGGTGTTGCGCAGCTTCGAGAAACATATGGAAAAAGATCGCGCTAAAACCACGATTACCGGAGTGTCCGAACTTGGTTTAGTGGAAATGACCCGTAAGCGCACGCGAGAAAG
Protein-coding regions in this window:
- the rng gene encoding ribonuclease G; translated protein: MSEEILVNFGPTETRVALVENGVLQEVYVERAHSKGYVGNIYKGKVVRVLPGMQAAFVDIGQERAGFIHVADIAPLNKDGVEQRSSEDADIRDLLREGQSVLVQVTKDPIGTKGARLTTHLSVSARYLVYMPNTDHIGVSNRIEDEDERERLKLLVNELAEEYKEQYPIGGFIIRTVAEGALKEELQADIPFVFRLWHDLEDSIKAAKAPSIIYEDMPLFMRTVRDLMRPNLERARIDSRESFARMQKFAKHYAPEIGARLEHYPGERPLFDLYGVENEIQKALQKKVLLKSGGYLIIEQTEAMSTIDVNTGAFVGHRNLEETIFKTNLEAAAAIARQLRVRNLGGIIIIDFIDMREEEHQRQVLRSFEKHMEKDRAKTTITGVSELGLVEMTRKRTRESLGQVLCETCPACGGRGQLKSAETICYEIFREILREARTYDNDKFLVLASQVVIDRLLDEESSNVADLEVFIERTIQFQVESMYNQEQYDIVLA